One Pangasianodon hypophthalmus isolate fPanHyp1 chromosome 7, fPanHyp1.pri, whole genome shotgun sequence genomic window, CTGgtagtaagtgtgtgtatatgtgaagcttttttttttttttctctcaccagTCTCTGGCTGCAGCTCAATATGAAGCTTGTGCTATTTCTTATTGACTTTTGACTTTTGTCCAGTTCTATCACACCTCTGTGCCCTCTCGGGGATACAGAATGCCAGTTGAGTTCAAGCCAGGGTAGAAATGGCCACTGAACTGGTTGAGAGCAGGACTGCTGTAGCCTAAAGTGGCATGAGACCCTGAGGGGGAGATGGGAGGCGGTGGTGGGAGAGGAGATGCCCATTCAGGGACTGTGGAACCAGGAGAGTAGGAGCTAAAGCCTGATGTTTGGGTTGCTCTTTGTGTGCCATCCACTGGTAGGCTGAGAGGAATGGGGCGATTAATGGGTTCTCCACCCACCTCCACAGACCCAGCTGACACCCCAGACATTTCTGTCAGGAAGTTGCTCAGGCAAGGGGGGGGACCCATGGCAGGAGCTTTCTCAGGTGAGGCTGAAATGTCAAGCGTTGCATTTTTGGGGCTCCCACTCCCATCTCCTGCCTCTGAGCTAAGAGCTCCTCCAGAGCTGCCCTCCCCAGCAAGACCATCAgactttctcttcctcttgcGCCTGAAGTTGCCGTTGTCAAACATCTTTTCACAGTTTGGGTCAAGGGTCCAGTAATTACCTTTACCttaagagtgagagagaaagacttgACATGAATTTGACTGGAATATGATACCAAGCAAAAACCTCCCAGAAAATCTTACCCACCATTATTCAAAATTGCTTAGGACAATTAAAACGTGTGACAATTAAAATGAGTGACAAACACAGTCAAGAGTTCTTACCAGGGTCATCTTCATCCCGGGGTACTTTCTTGAAACAGTCATTCAGTGATAGGTTGTGGCGAATAGAGTTCTGCCAGCCAGCTTTGCTCTTATTGTAGAAAGGAAAATTGTCTGCTACATACTGGTAAATCTGACTCAGAGTCAGGCGCCGGTCTGGGGCACCATGTATTGCCATTGCAATGAGTGCTGAATATGAGTAGGGTGGCCTGACCAGCTTCATTAGGTCCTCCTGAGAAGGTATGGAGAACCAACCCAGTTCTCCACTAGCACCCCCGGGACCTCCCTGCCCAAGGTAAGGCCTCTGCATGCCATAATGCTGCGGCACAAAGGAGGGTACAGCAGGACCTGGTGCACCACCCAGATATGCAGAAGTGTTGATCCCAGTCCCACTGAACCACAGGTATGGGTTAGGAGATGAAGTT contains:
- the foxi3b gene encoding forkhead box protein I3b — encoded protein: MTSYEQGQSPTRCGPQFPSLGQEPPELSLYSDNYYPPPSLPSPQRTNPSSYDLGEYATSSPNPYLWFSGTGINTSAYLGGAPGPAVPSFVPQHYGMQRPYLGQGGPGGASGELGWFSIPSQEDLMKLVRPPYSYSALIAMAIHGAPDRRLTLSQIYQYVADNFPFYNKSKAGWQNSIRHNLSLNDCFKKVPRDEDDPGKGNYWTLDPNCEKMFDNGNFRRKRKRKSDGLAGEGSSGGALSSEAGDGSGSPKNATLDISASPEKAPAMGPPPCLSNFLTEMSGVSAGSVEVGGEPINRPIPLSLPVDGTQRATQTSGFSSYSPGSTVPEWASPLPPPPPISPSGSHATLGYSSPALNQFSGHFYPGLNSTGILYPREGTEV